A section of the Miscanthus floridulus cultivar M001 unplaced genomic scaffold, ASM1932011v1 fs_902_2_3, whole genome shotgun sequence genome encodes:
- the LOC136533497 gene encoding zinc finger protein ZAT9-like: MAASAAAAYSSLRSRQQSPPLSPSLASTSSTEMGDNKPAAQQEPPPTPCVVREGTKKRFDDSPGLSGGRVARGESSVVQDGESDTESSSPRFAVVSWRRSKQARRRAPPPPQAAVASSDPKQEQPAASSVSDATPVEDVAMSLVMLSRDSWTRSSRSGRGGPGSSEAAEQNKDDDDGTVRSFVVAGADDGADHHEHDDDVARPPRGGRHRQCGVCRKVFRSYQALGGHRASIKKGKGGCVPVAVPQPALCAWLRPRKVTWKEEEFLSPKKLEVNIRSC, translated from the coding sequence ATGGCCGCGTCGGCTGCTGCAGCGTACTCGTCGCTGCGGTCGCGGCAGCAATCGCCGCCGCTCTCCCCTTCCCTGGCGTCTACTTCGTCGACAGAGATGGGCGACAACAAGCCGGCGGCGCAGCAGGAGCCACCACCGACGCCGTGCGTTGTACGCGAAGGCACCAAGAAGAGGTTCGACGACTCCCCTGGACTGTCCGGCGGCAGGGTGGCCCGCGGCGAGTCATCGGTCGTGCAGGACGGGGAGAGCGACACGGAGTCGTCGTCCCCGCGGTTCGCCGTCGTGAGCTGGCGCCGCTCGAAGCAGGCGCGCCGgcgcgcgccgccaccgccacagGCGGCGGTGGCGTCGTCCGATCCCAAGCAAGAGCAGCCAGCTGCGAGCAGCGTCTCCGACGCGACGCCGGTGGAGGACGTGGCCATGTCCCTCGTGATGCTGTCTCGGGACTCATGGACGCGGTCCAGCAGATCCGGCCGGGGCGGCCCGGGGAGCTCGGAGGCGGCCGAGCAGAAcaaagacgacgacgacggcaccGTCCGCTCGTTTGTCGTCGCCGGCGCGGACGATGGCGCCGATCATCATGAGCACGACGACGACGTCGCACGCCCGCCGCGCGGCGGCAGACACCGCCAGTGCGGCGTGTGCAGGAAGGTGTTCCGGTCATACCAGGCGCTCGGCGGCCACCGCGCCAGCATCAAGAAAGGCAAGGGCGGGTGCGTGCCGGTGGCAGTGCCTCAACCTGCTCTCTGCGCGTGGCTTCGGCCGCGTAAAGTTACGTGGAAGGAGGAGGAATTTTTAAGTCCTAAAAAATTAGAAGTAAATATTAGAAGTTGTTGA